Proteins encoded together in one Lathyrus oleraceus cultivar Zhongwan6 chromosome 5, CAAS_Psat_ZW6_1.0, whole genome shotgun sequence window:
- the LOC127084401 gene encoding disease resistance protein SUMM2 isoform X2 — MASFLIDYAKQNMEKLINEGLKEFGYICCFTCIAKELEEEKVWLEAERTAVGQRVKVAKRRGEDVEANALFWEEKADKLIQEDTKTKEKCFIGLFPNCIWRYRRGKELANKKDQIKKLMEIGKELAIGLPAPLPDVERYSSRHYISFKSRESKYNELLDALEDDNNYIIGLQGMGGTGKTTLAKEVGKKLKQSTQFSCIIVTTVSFSPDIKRIQDDIAGPLGLKFDDCSESDRPLKLWKRLTNGEKILVILDDVWGDIDFEEIGIPYSDNHKGCRVLVTTRNVEVCNTLGCSKTIRLELLSSDDAWEMFKRHAGLTETSTRSLLDKGRKIADECKGLPIAIAVIASSLRGKQHREEWDFALKSLQKYASMHDIDDDDDDLVKIYERLKFSYDNMNDGKAKRLFLLCSVFREDEEIPTESLIRLGIGAGLFGEDYGSYEDARSQVVISKNKLLDSCLLLEVDDDRVKMHDLVRDAAQWIANKEIQTVKLYDKNKKRMVEREKSIKYLLCEGKLKDVILCKLESSKLQILIVHIDSDDDDRHKEKIEVPNSFFENISGLRVFNFFTNIYPTNLSLPHSIQLLKNIRSLLFHGVDLGDISILGNLQSLETLDLIWCEINEFPEGMAKLPNLRSLKLKICEIRRNNPFRVIEGCSSLEELYFINSFNDCCREISFPMLQRFIVDDNQRFVDDSPSKCVSLLHQENEHLLSEKKLKDCIQAAEVLILRTIWRGWINIIPEIVPMDHGMNDLVELRLSCIRQLKCLIDTKYCNSQVTTVFSKLVVLDLDFMESLVELCNGPLSFDSLKSLEKLNIICCNQLQSLFTCSLNLFNLKRLLLLQCPMLILSLFQLTTSGSLVSLEVLRIIGCKHLEYIIIDERKVKESRGEIVAAADDNDRKMSQDSIFPKLKHVYIAHCHGLKFIFSIQDLPALESFSISDCEKLQYIFGHDSINNFLKCDVTTPSPISRDASKPGKQLEPLKCSTFSWTNICCFGKKSMTTEDQQQDMPSKSTSLLENSFSLNHLTVIKILRCEKLENVFSTSILRCLPQLVTLKIVECKELKHIIEDDLENDKSINFKSTNTYFPKLEILIVGNCNRLKCVFPTSICKELPKLKVLMIREVYELQDIFKTEGDDQKLEIPNLEVVAFINLPNLSDAQKVHFEAVNYRLVQNCHNFSLTSASKSDDIDDIDDIIGFVQSIEYECYTELKIQLKPLISHFTCNGKPSSKVTQESAVGVEAEATSESGSILTSSQPQKDGDCQIATTETNDEVSLKAAASMKESSNIEEQFPKDDKIIVFKSKPSSSITSPIASQFPPIVEDLSSPFLVTRELEQLVSMKHLDYESLSLLTDFLVKHPSVLLNNTSLSNRYKGYAYNCLAELLKFLQTHSVLDVLGSNRSEFVELLQDVRKCGFDKEWLDGVERRVLFSETLKRLLDSKQQAVSMEVEDLKHELKSSEAVLESIIQQKTVLSAPIGY, encoded by the exons ATGGCGAGTTTTCTGATTGATTACGCAAAGCAAAATATGGAGAAGTTGATAAATGAAGGGCTAAAAGAATTCGGTTATATATGTTGTTTCACATGCATTGCTAAGGAACTTGAAGAAGAAAAAGTTTGGTTGGAAGCAGAAAGGACAGCTGTTGGGCAGCGTGTTAAAGTTGCAAAAAGAAGAGGAGAAGATGTTGAAGCAAATGCTCTTTTTTGGGAAGAAAAAGCTGATAAGCTCATTCAAGAAGACACCAAAACAAAAGAGAAATGTTTTATTGGATTATTTCCTAATTGCATATGGCGATACAGAAGGGGAAAGGAACTGGCAAATAAAAAAGACCAAATAAAAAAATTAATGGAAATTGGAAAGGAACTTGCAATCGGACTCCCTGCTCCTCTTCCAGATGTTGAACGTTATTCATCCCGACACTATATTTCTTTTAAAAGCAGAGAATCGAAATATAATGAGCTTTTGGATGCATTGGAAGATGACAACAATTATATAATCGGGTTGCAAGGGATGGGGGGCACAGGAAAAACTACATTGGCCAAAGAAGTTGGTAAGAAACTTAAGCAATCCACACAATTTTCGTGCATTATTGTTACGACAGTGTCATTTTCTCCTGATATTAAAAGGATTCAAGATGATATTGCTGGGCCCTTGGGATTGAAGTTTGATGACTGTAGTGAATCAGACCGACCTTTAAAACTATGGAAAAGATTAACAAATGGTGAAAAGATTCTTGTAATACTTGATGATGTTTGGGGAGATATTGATTTTGAAGAAATAGGGATTCCATATAGTGACAATCACAAAGGTTGTAGAGTTCTTGTAACCACGCGCAATGTGGAGGTATGCAACACATTAGGATGCAGTAAGACAATCAGATTGGAGCTCTTGTCTTCAGATGATGCATGGGAAATGTTCAAACGACATGCTGGTCTGACTGAAACTTCAACTAGAAGTTTGCTAGACAAGGGTCGTAAAATTGCAGACGAATGCAAAGGATTACCAATTGCAATTGCTGTTATCGCAAGTAGTTTGAGGGGAAAACAACATCGGGAAGAATGGGATTTTGCCTTAAAATCCTTGCAGAAATATGCTTCAATGCATGatattgatgatgatgatgatgatttgGTTAAAATATATGAACGCTTGAAGTTTAGCTATGATAATATGAACGATGGAAAGGCAAAGAGACTATTCCTGTTGTGTTCTGTATTTCGAGAAGATGAAGAAATTCCTACTGAAAGTTTAATCAGACTTGGCATAGGAGCTGGCCTTTTCGGGGAAGATTATGGCAGCTACGAAGATGCTCGAAGTCAAGTAGTTATATCCAAAAATAAACTCCTAGACTCTTGTTTATTGTTGGAGGTCGATGATGATAGAGTGAAAATGCATGACTTGGTTCGTGATGCAGCCCAATGGATAGCAAACAAAGAGATTCAAACAGTAAAGTTgtatgataaaaataaaaaaagaatgGTTGAAAGGGAGAAGAGTATTAAATATTTGTTATGCGAAGGAAAGCTTAAAGACGTGATATTGTGCAAGCTTGAGAGTTCAAAGCTCCAAATTCTAATTGTCCATATCGacagtgatgatgatgataggCACAAGGAGAAAATCGAAGTCCCAAATTCGTTTTTTGAAAATATTAGTGGCCTTCGTGTTTTCAATTTCTTTACTAATATTTATCCAACAAATCTATCATTACCTCACTCAATTCAGTTGTTGAAGAATATTCGATCTCTTCTTTTTCATGGTGTTGATTTAGGTGATATCTCTATTTTGGGAAATCTGCAAAGTCTTGAGACACTTGATTTGATTTGGTGTGAAATTAATGAATTTCCAGAAGGAATGGCAAAACTACCGAATCTTAGATCGTTGAAATTGAAAATTTGTGAAATTAGAAGGAATAATCCATTTAGAGTGATTGAAGGATGCTCCTCACTTGAAGAGTTGTATTTCATAAACAGTTTTAATGATTGTTGCCGAGAAATATCCTTCCCAATGTTACAAAGATTTATAGTGGATGATAATCAGAGATTTGTGGATGATTCACCATCAAAATGTGTGTCTCTTTTACATCAAGAAAATGAACATTTACTCTCTGAAAAAAAACTCAAGGATTGTATTCAAGCAGCAGAGGTTCTTATACTAAGAACAATCTGGCGGGGATGGATAAATATCATACCTGAGATTGTTCCTATGGATCATGGTATGAATGATCTAGTCGAGCTTAGATTGAGTTGCATTCGACAGCTTAAGTGTCTCATTGACACTAAGTATTGTAATTCTCAAGTAACAACTGTGTTCTCCAAATTAGTTGTACTAGATTTGGATTTTATGGAAAGTTTGGTAGAATTGTGCAATGGTCCCCTTTCCTTTGATTCTCTCAAGAGTTTAGAGAAGCTGAACATCATCTGCTGCAATCAATTGCAAAGCTTATTCACGTGCAGCCTAAACCTCTTCAATTTGAAGAGATTGTTATTGCTACAATGTCCGATGTTGATCTTATCCCTATTTCAACTGACTACGTCTGGTAGCCTAGTGTCATTGGAGGTATTGAGAATAATTGGCTGCAAACATCTCGAATACATAATAATAGATGAAAGAAAAGTGAAGGAATCGAGAGGAGAAATAGTTGCTGCTGCTGATGATAATGATCGCAAGATGAGTCAAGACTCAATATTTCCAAAACTGAAACATGTATATATTGCACACTGCCATGGATTAAAATTTATATTTTCAATTCAGGATCTTCCGGCACTGGAATCTTTCTCAATATCTGATTGTGAGAAGCTGCAATACATATTTGGCCATGATTCAATAAATAATTTTCTAAAATGTGATGTTACCACGCCTTCTCCCATTTCTAGAGATGCTTCCAAGCCAGGAAAACAATTAGAACCTTTGAAATGCAGTACCTTTTCATGGACCAATATATGTTGCTTTGGTAAAAAATCAATGACTACTGAAGATCAACAGCAG GATATGCCTTCGAAGAGTACGAGCCTTTTGGAGAATTCATTTTCCCTCAATCACCTTACAGTGATAAAAATCTTGCGATGCGAAAAATTGGAAAATGTGTTTTCCACATCTATATTAAGATGCCTACCACAATTGGTTACTCTAAAAATAGTAGAATGCAAAGAGTTGAAGCATATTATTGAAGATGATTTGGAGAATGACAAATCCATAAATTTTAAGTCTACAAACACATACTTCCCAAAGTTAGAAATACTTATTGTAGGAAACTGCAACAGACTCAAATGTGTCTTTCCGACCTCCATATGTAAAGAGCTTCCAAAGCTAAAAGTTCTGATGATAAGAGAAGTATATGAGCTGCAAGATATATTCAAAACTGAAGGTGATGATCAGAAACTCGAGATTCCAAATCTGGAAGTTGTAGCATTTATCAATCTTCCAAACCTCTCCGATGCTCAAAAAGTGCACTTTGAGGCCGTAAATTATCGTCTTGTACAAAACTGTCATAATTTTTCTCTGACTTCAGCATCAAAATCGGATGACATAGATGACATTGATGACATTATTGGTTTTGTTCAAAGCATAG AATATGAATGCTATACGGAATTGAAGATTCAATTGAAACCATTAATAAGCCATTTCACCTGCAATGGAAAACCAAGTTCAAAAGTCACTCAAGAATCTGCAGTTGGGGTTGAAGCTGAAGCAACATCAGAATCAGGAAGTATATTGACTTCGTCACAGCCACAG AAAGATGGTGATTGCCAAATAGCCACGACGGAGACCAATGATGAAG TTTCTCTAAAAGCTGCCGCTTCCATGAAAGAAAGCTCAAACATTGAGGAACAGTTTCCTAAGGATGATAAAATAATAGTTTTCAAATCTAAACCCTCTTCTAGTATCACGTCTCCAATAGCATCTCAGTTTCCTCCAATAGTAGAAGATTTAAGTTCTCCTTTTCTTGTCACAAGGGAGCTCGAACAACTAGTCTCCATGAAGCATTTGGATTATGAGAGCTTGTCTCTATTAACTGATTTTCTTGTTAAGCATCCTTCTGTTCTTTTAAACAACACTTCACTTAGTAACAGATACAAGGGTTATGCCTACAACTGTCTAGCAGAGCTATTGAAATTCCTCCAAACCCATAGTGTGTTGGATGTGTTAGGTTCAAACCGCTCGGAATTTGTTGAATTATTACAAGATGTGCGCAAATGTGGTTTTGATAAGGAATGGTTGGATGGTGTAGAAAGGCGCGTTTTGTTTTCTGAGACATTGAAAAGATTATTGGATTCCAAGCAACAAGCTGTCTCCATGGAAGTTGAAGATCTTAAGCATGAATTGAAATCGTCTGAAGCTGTTTTGGAGAGTATCATTCAACAAAAGACGGTTTTAAGCGCCCCTATTGGTTATTAG
- the LOC127084401 gene encoding disease resistance protein SUMM2 isoform X1, producing MASFLIDYAKQNMEKLINEGLKEFGYICCFTCIAKELEEEKVWLEAERTAVGQRVKVAKRRGEDVEANALFWEEKADKLIQEDTKTKEKCFIGLFPNCIWRYRRGKELANKKDQIKKLMEIGKELAIGLPAPLPDVERYSSRHYISFKSRESKYNELLDALEDDNNYIIGLQGMGGTGKTTLAKEVGKKLKQSTQFSCIIVTTVSFSPDIKRIQDDIAGPLGLKFDDCSESDRPLKLWKRLTNGEKILVILDDVWGDIDFEEIGIPYSDNHKGCRVLVTTRNVEVCNTLGCSKTIRLELLSSDDAWEMFKRHAGLTETSTRSLLDKGRKIADECKGLPIAIAVIASSLRGKQHREEWDFALKSLQKYASMHDIDDDDDDLVKIYERLKFSYDNMNDGKAKRLFLLCSVFREDEEIPTESLIRLGIGAGLFGEDYGSYEDARSQVVISKNKLLDSCLLLEVDDDRVKMHDLVRDAAQWIANKEIQTVKLYDKNKKRMVEREKSIKYLLCEGKLKDVILCKLESSKLQILIVHIDSDDDDRHKEKIEVPNSFFENISGLRVFNFFTNIYPTNLSLPHSIQLLKNIRSLLFHGVDLGDISILGNLQSLETLDLIWCEINEFPEGMAKLPNLRSLKLKICEIRRNNPFRVIEGCSSLEELYFINSFNDCCREISFPMLQRFIVDDNQRFVDDSPSKCVSLLHQENEHLLSEKKLKDCIQAAEVLILRTIWRGWINIIPEIVPMDHGMNDLVELRLSCIRQLKCLIDTKYCNSQVTTVFSKLVVLDLDFMESLVELCNGPLSFDSLKSLEKLNIICCNQLQSLFTCSLNLFNLKRLLLLQCPMLILSLFQLTTSGSLVSLEVLRIIGCKHLEYIIIDERKVKESRGEIVAAADDNDRKMSQDSIFPKLKHVYIAHCHGLKFIFSIQDLPALESFSISDCEKLQYIFGHDSINNFLKCDVTTPSPISRDASKPGKQLEPLKCSTFSWTNICCFGKKSMTTEDQQQDMPSKSTSLLENSFSLNHLTVIKILRCEKLENVFSTSILRCLPQLVTLKIVECKELKHIIEDDLENDKSINFKSTNTYFPKLEILIVGNCNRLKCVFPTSICKELPKLKVLMIREVYELQDIFKTEGDDQKLEIPNLEVVAFINLPNLSDAQKVHFEAVNYRLVQNCHNFSLTSASKSDDIDDIDDIIGFVQSIEYECYTELKIQLKPLISHFTCNGKPSSKVTQESAVGVEAEATSESGSILTSSQPQGVEISTEDGITSTNVKTLTSSTHSKSNSSSSPHLELVSSSFDPSSQKDGDCQIATTETNDEVSLKAAASMKESSNIEEQFPKDDKIIVFKSKPSSSITSPIASQFPPIVEDLSSPFLVTRELEQLVSMKHLDYESLSLLTDFLVKHPSVLLNNTSLSNRYKGYAYNCLAELLKFLQTHSVLDVLGSNRSEFVELLQDVRKCGFDKEWLDGVERRVLFSETLKRLLDSKQQAVSMEVEDLKHELKSSEAVLESIIQQKTVLSAPIGY from the exons ATGGCGAGTTTTCTGATTGATTACGCAAAGCAAAATATGGAGAAGTTGATAAATGAAGGGCTAAAAGAATTCGGTTATATATGTTGTTTCACATGCATTGCTAAGGAACTTGAAGAAGAAAAAGTTTGGTTGGAAGCAGAAAGGACAGCTGTTGGGCAGCGTGTTAAAGTTGCAAAAAGAAGAGGAGAAGATGTTGAAGCAAATGCTCTTTTTTGGGAAGAAAAAGCTGATAAGCTCATTCAAGAAGACACCAAAACAAAAGAGAAATGTTTTATTGGATTATTTCCTAATTGCATATGGCGATACAGAAGGGGAAAGGAACTGGCAAATAAAAAAGACCAAATAAAAAAATTAATGGAAATTGGAAAGGAACTTGCAATCGGACTCCCTGCTCCTCTTCCAGATGTTGAACGTTATTCATCCCGACACTATATTTCTTTTAAAAGCAGAGAATCGAAATATAATGAGCTTTTGGATGCATTGGAAGATGACAACAATTATATAATCGGGTTGCAAGGGATGGGGGGCACAGGAAAAACTACATTGGCCAAAGAAGTTGGTAAGAAACTTAAGCAATCCACACAATTTTCGTGCATTATTGTTACGACAGTGTCATTTTCTCCTGATATTAAAAGGATTCAAGATGATATTGCTGGGCCCTTGGGATTGAAGTTTGATGACTGTAGTGAATCAGACCGACCTTTAAAACTATGGAAAAGATTAACAAATGGTGAAAAGATTCTTGTAATACTTGATGATGTTTGGGGAGATATTGATTTTGAAGAAATAGGGATTCCATATAGTGACAATCACAAAGGTTGTAGAGTTCTTGTAACCACGCGCAATGTGGAGGTATGCAACACATTAGGATGCAGTAAGACAATCAGATTGGAGCTCTTGTCTTCAGATGATGCATGGGAAATGTTCAAACGACATGCTGGTCTGACTGAAACTTCAACTAGAAGTTTGCTAGACAAGGGTCGTAAAATTGCAGACGAATGCAAAGGATTACCAATTGCAATTGCTGTTATCGCAAGTAGTTTGAGGGGAAAACAACATCGGGAAGAATGGGATTTTGCCTTAAAATCCTTGCAGAAATATGCTTCAATGCATGatattgatgatgatgatgatgatttgGTTAAAATATATGAACGCTTGAAGTTTAGCTATGATAATATGAACGATGGAAAGGCAAAGAGACTATTCCTGTTGTGTTCTGTATTTCGAGAAGATGAAGAAATTCCTACTGAAAGTTTAATCAGACTTGGCATAGGAGCTGGCCTTTTCGGGGAAGATTATGGCAGCTACGAAGATGCTCGAAGTCAAGTAGTTATATCCAAAAATAAACTCCTAGACTCTTGTTTATTGTTGGAGGTCGATGATGATAGAGTGAAAATGCATGACTTGGTTCGTGATGCAGCCCAATGGATAGCAAACAAAGAGATTCAAACAGTAAAGTTgtatgataaaaataaaaaaagaatgGTTGAAAGGGAGAAGAGTATTAAATATTTGTTATGCGAAGGAAAGCTTAAAGACGTGATATTGTGCAAGCTTGAGAGTTCAAAGCTCCAAATTCTAATTGTCCATATCGacagtgatgatgatgataggCACAAGGAGAAAATCGAAGTCCCAAATTCGTTTTTTGAAAATATTAGTGGCCTTCGTGTTTTCAATTTCTTTACTAATATTTATCCAACAAATCTATCATTACCTCACTCAATTCAGTTGTTGAAGAATATTCGATCTCTTCTTTTTCATGGTGTTGATTTAGGTGATATCTCTATTTTGGGAAATCTGCAAAGTCTTGAGACACTTGATTTGATTTGGTGTGAAATTAATGAATTTCCAGAAGGAATGGCAAAACTACCGAATCTTAGATCGTTGAAATTGAAAATTTGTGAAATTAGAAGGAATAATCCATTTAGAGTGATTGAAGGATGCTCCTCACTTGAAGAGTTGTATTTCATAAACAGTTTTAATGATTGTTGCCGAGAAATATCCTTCCCAATGTTACAAAGATTTATAGTGGATGATAATCAGAGATTTGTGGATGATTCACCATCAAAATGTGTGTCTCTTTTACATCAAGAAAATGAACATTTACTCTCTGAAAAAAAACTCAAGGATTGTATTCAAGCAGCAGAGGTTCTTATACTAAGAACAATCTGGCGGGGATGGATAAATATCATACCTGAGATTGTTCCTATGGATCATGGTATGAATGATCTAGTCGAGCTTAGATTGAGTTGCATTCGACAGCTTAAGTGTCTCATTGACACTAAGTATTGTAATTCTCAAGTAACAACTGTGTTCTCCAAATTAGTTGTACTAGATTTGGATTTTATGGAAAGTTTGGTAGAATTGTGCAATGGTCCCCTTTCCTTTGATTCTCTCAAGAGTTTAGAGAAGCTGAACATCATCTGCTGCAATCAATTGCAAAGCTTATTCACGTGCAGCCTAAACCTCTTCAATTTGAAGAGATTGTTATTGCTACAATGTCCGATGTTGATCTTATCCCTATTTCAACTGACTACGTCTGGTAGCCTAGTGTCATTGGAGGTATTGAGAATAATTGGCTGCAAACATCTCGAATACATAATAATAGATGAAAGAAAAGTGAAGGAATCGAGAGGAGAAATAGTTGCTGCTGCTGATGATAATGATCGCAAGATGAGTCAAGACTCAATATTTCCAAAACTGAAACATGTATATATTGCACACTGCCATGGATTAAAATTTATATTTTCAATTCAGGATCTTCCGGCACTGGAATCTTTCTCAATATCTGATTGTGAGAAGCTGCAATACATATTTGGCCATGATTCAATAAATAATTTTCTAAAATGTGATGTTACCACGCCTTCTCCCATTTCTAGAGATGCTTCCAAGCCAGGAAAACAATTAGAACCTTTGAAATGCAGTACCTTTTCATGGACCAATATATGTTGCTTTGGTAAAAAATCAATGACTACTGAAGATCAACAGCAG GATATGCCTTCGAAGAGTACGAGCCTTTTGGAGAATTCATTTTCCCTCAATCACCTTACAGTGATAAAAATCTTGCGATGCGAAAAATTGGAAAATGTGTTTTCCACATCTATATTAAGATGCCTACCACAATTGGTTACTCTAAAAATAGTAGAATGCAAAGAGTTGAAGCATATTATTGAAGATGATTTGGAGAATGACAAATCCATAAATTTTAAGTCTACAAACACATACTTCCCAAAGTTAGAAATACTTATTGTAGGAAACTGCAACAGACTCAAATGTGTCTTTCCGACCTCCATATGTAAAGAGCTTCCAAAGCTAAAAGTTCTGATGATAAGAGAAGTATATGAGCTGCAAGATATATTCAAAACTGAAGGTGATGATCAGAAACTCGAGATTCCAAATCTGGAAGTTGTAGCATTTATCAATCTTCCAAACCTCTCCGATGCTCAAAAAGTGCACTTTGAGGCCGTAAATTATCGTCTTGTACAAAACTGTCATAATTTTTCTCTGACTTCAGCATCAAAATCGGATGACATAGATGACATTGATGACATTATTGGTTTTGTTCAAAGCATAG AATATGAATGCTATACGGAATTGAAGATTCAATTGAAACCATTAATAAGCCATTTCACCTGCAATGGAAAACCAAGTTCAAAAGTCACTCAAGAATCTGCAGTTGGGGTTGAAGCTGAAGCAACATCAGAATCAGGAAGTATATTGACTTCGTCACAGCCACAG GGTGTCGAGATAAGTACCGAAGATGGAATTACATCAACCAATGTTAAGACTTTAACATCCTCAACCCATTCAAAATCAAACAGTTCATCATCACCTCATTTAGAATTAGTCAGTTCATCATTTGATCCATCTTCACAG AAAGATGGTGATTGCCAAATAGCCACGACGGAGACCAATGATGAAG TTTCTCTAAAAGCTGCCGCTTCCATGAAAGAAAGCTCAAACATTGAGGAACAGTTTCCTAAGGATGATAAAATAATAGTTTTCAAATCTAAACCCTCTTCTAGTATCACGTCTCCAATAGCATCTCAGTTTCCTCCAATAGTAGAAGATTTAAGTTCTCCTTTTCTTGTCACAAGGGAGCTCGAACAACTAGTCTCCATGAAGCATTTGGATTATGAGAGCTTGTCTCTATTAACTGATTTTCTTGTTAAGCATCCTTCTGTTCTTTTAAACAACACTTCACTTAGTAACAGATACAAGGGTTATGCCTACAACTGTCTAGCAGAGCTATTGAAATTCCTCCAAACCCATAGTGTGTTGGATGTGTTAGGTTCAAACCGCTCGGAATTTGTTGAATTATTACAAGATGTGCGCAAATGTGGTTTTGATAAGGAATGGTTGGATGGTGTAGAAAGGCGCGTTTTGTTTTCTGAGACATTGAAAAGATTATTGGATTCCAAGCAACAAGCTGTCTCCATGGAAGTTGAAGATCTTAAGCATGAATTGAAATCGTCTGAAGCTGTTTTGGAGAGTATCATTCAACAAAAGACGGTTTTAAGCGCCCCTATTGGTTATTAG